From Pleurocapsa minor HA4230-MV1, the proteins below share one genomic window:
- a CDS encoding DUF433 domain-containing protein translates to MSSSAKFPAISPPFRWDEAGGIRVGSSRVTLDSILASYHNGSTLEEIAIQFSVLRLEDIYTSIAYYLNHRQEIDSYLEQRDRQAQQLRQQLTQKHNLADLRQRLLTRKSQKESGQNASSK, encoded by the coding sequence ATGAGTTCTTCGGCAAAATTCCCAGCAATCTCTCCCCCTTTCCGCTGGGACGAAGCGGGCGGTATCCGTGTTGGTTCGAGCCGAGTGACTTTAGATAGCATACTTGCCTCATATCACAACGGCTCCACTCTTGAAGAAATCGCTATTCAGTTTTCAGTTCTTCGCTTAGAAGATATATACACTAGCATTGCTTACTATCTAAACCATCGTCAGGAAATTGACAGTTATTTGGAACAGCGCGATCGACAAGCTCAACAACTCAGACAACAACTGACTCAAAAACACAACTTAGCCGATCTAAGGCAGCGCTTGCTTACCCGTAAGTCACAAAAAGAATCGGGACAAAATGCGTCTTCTAAGTGA
- a CDS encoding class I SAM-dependent methyltransferase has product MVSTANPSNVNAEDNSQPDGQKKTARPVTPWGILVQQLEQIVETAKTESVSTEFKESLTTAYQLAAGLDPYLESCTTKESSALANLADRTQKEDWSKRFDDGETVKALEQEMLSGHLEGQLLKMLVAISKSRQVLEIGVFTGYSALAIAEALPDDGCLIACEVDEYAAQFARECFDVSKHGKKIELKVAPAMETMQELVKAGRSFDLAFIDADKGGYIDYLNLLLDTDLLAADGFICVDNTLMQGQPYLAESQRTENGQAIARFNRFVADDPRVEQVMIPIRDGLTLIKRK; this is encoded by the coding sequence GTGGTAAGTACAGCCAATCCGTCTAACGTTAACGCTGAAGATAATTCTCAACCAGACGGACAAAAGAAAACCGCCAGACCAGTAACTCCTTGGGGAATTCTCGTTCAACAGTTAGAACAAATTGTAGAAACTGCCAAAACAGAATCAGTTTCCACTGAATTTAAGGAATCTTTAACTACAGCATATCAATTAGCTGCGGGTTTAGATCCCTACTTGGAAAGTTGCACTACTAAAGAATCTTCAGCCTTAGCTAATTTAGCCGATCGCACTCAAAAAGAAGACTGGAGTAAACGTTTTGACGACGGCGAAACAGTAAAAGCTTTAGAACAAGAAATGCTCTCAGGGCATCTGGAAGGACAACTCCTAAAAATGCTGGTGGCGATCAGTAAATCCCGACAAGTCTTAGAAATTGGCGTATTTACAGGCTATTCTGCTTTAGCGATCGCCGAGGCTTTACCTGATGATGGTTGTCTGATCGCTTGTGAAGTAGATGAATATGCTGCCCAATTTGCCCGCGAATGCTTTGATGTTTCCAAACACGGTAAGAAAATTGAGCTAAAAGTTGCTCCCGCAATGGAAACTATGCAGGAATTAGTTAAGGCAGGCAGATCTTTTGATTTGGCATTTATTGATGCTGATAAAGGAGGATATATCGATTATCTCAACCTATTGTTAGATACAGATCTATTAGCTGCTGATGGCTTTATCTGCGTAGACAATACCCTGATGCAGGGACAACCCTATTTAGCTGAATCACAACGAACTGAGAACGGTCAGGCGATCGCCCGTTTTAATCGCTTTGTTGCCGACGATCCTCGCGTCGAACAGGTAATGATTCCCATCCGCGATGGCTTAACCCTAATAAAACGTAAATAA
- a CDS encoding ATP-grasp enzyme: MAQKLFISRYGTAIAQNLVTFGLLTLLLPFNLGMILVSLVSSIFGDKKELAIATTPIEKKRILITGAKMTKALQLARSFYRDGHDVYLVETHKYWLSGHRFSRAVKGFFTVPVPEKEPEAYCQALVDIAKQKNIDLFVPVSSPIASYYDSLAKKALEPYCESIHLDPEETAILDDKHAFCSKAREFGLSAPKVFRITEPQQILDFDFSSDGSQYIVKSIPYDSVLRLDLTRLPFPEMAEYVQSLPISESKPWVMQEFIRGQEYCFHATARKGKIRLHCCSKSSPFQVNYEQVDNPAIYQWVETFIQKMNLTGQVCFDMIQTESGTVYPIECNPRLHSAITMFHDHPGVAKAYLTDGEPGEMAIAPLPNSKPTYWTYHELWRLLNIRSFKELNAWWQKITQGTDAILTPNDPLPFLMLHNWQIPLLLLDNLRRLKGWVKIDFNIGKLVEIGGD, encoded by the coding sequence ATGGCGCAAAAATTATTTATTTCAAGATACGGGACGGCGATCGCCCAAAATCTAGTAACTTTTGGTTTATTAACCCTATTACTTCCTTTTAATTTAGGAATGATCTTGGTATCTCTAGTTAGCAGTATCTTCGGCGACAAAAAAGAGCTAGCAATCGCAACTACTCCCATTGAAAAGAAGCGAATTTTAATCACTGGGGCAAAAATGACCAAAGCGTTACAGTTAGCGAGGTCTTTCTATCGCGATGGTCATGACGTATATTTAGTCGAAACCCATAAATATTGGCTCTCAGGACATCGCTTTTCCCGCGCTGTCAAAGGCTTTTTTACCGTCCCCGTCCCAGAAAAAGAACCAGAAGCTTATTGTCAGGCTTTAGTAGATATAGCGAAGCAAAAAAATATCGATCTGTTTGTTCCTGTATCTAGCCCCATTGCCAGTTATTATGATTCCTTAGCTAAAAAAGCTTTAGAACCCTATTGCGAATCAATTCATTTAGATCCAGAAGAGACAGCCATTCTGGATGACAAACACGCCTTTTGTTCAAAAGCAAGGGAATTCGGTTTATCAGCGCCCAAAGTATTTCGTATTACCGAGCCACAACAGATCTTAGATTTTGATTTTTCCAGTGATGGTAGTCAATATATAGTCAAGAGTATTCCCTATGATTCGGTACTACGTCTAGATTTGACTCGCTTACCTTTTCCAGAAATGGCAGAATATGTGCAGAGTTTGCCCATTAGTGAATCTAAACCTTGGGTCATGCAGGAGTTTATTCGGGGACAGGAATATTGCTTCCACGCTACCGCACGCAAAGGCAAAATTAGACTACACTGCTGTTCTAAGTCTTCTCCGTTTCAAGTGAATTATGAACAGGTAGATAATCCTGCAATTTACCAGTGGGTAGAAACCTTTATCCAAAAAATGAATCTAACAGGACAAGTTTGTTTTGACATGATTCAGACTGAGTCAGGCACGGTATATCCGATTGAATGTAACCCTCGTTTGCATTCTGCCATCACCATGTTCCACGATCATCCAGGGGTGGCAAAGGCTTATTTGACCGATGGTGAACCAGGAGAAATGGCGATCGCTCCTTTACCCAATAGCAAACCAACTTATTGGACATATCACGAACTCTGGAGATTATTGAACATTCGCTCATTCAAAGAATTAAACGCTTGGTGGCAAAAGATCACTCAAGGAACAGACGCTATTTTAACTCCGAATGACCCTTTGCCCTTTCTGATGCTGCATAACTGGCAAATTCCTTTACTGCTGCTGGACAACTTACGTCGCCTTAAAGGCTGGGTCAAAATTGATTTCAATATTGGCAAACTCGTCGAAATCGGCGGAGATTAG
- the sppA gene encoding signal peptide peptidase SppA: MRQFLKQTFASTIGSMIGLCLFLGLSIGGLVLILLTAVSDEEKIQGIQDRSVLVFDLSTQVKDFKSSANLAQAFSVETQETITLRKVLQSIDEAAKDDRIVAMLLDGRKVGIPNGYATTEEVRTALAKFKAAGKKIIAYDVTLSEQEYYLASLADEVIVNPMGTMELNGLSSQQMFFKGALEKYGVGVQVIRVGDYKSAVEPYIREDFSPANKEQTKVLLSDLWGKFLNHVADSRKLNSGKLQQLVDVQGYLEPQEAKQAGLIDQVGYYDQVVSKLRVLTEETKETEDTESFRQVDLGTYANETISPTQVTSKAADKIAVIYAEGAIVDGSGSIETVGSDRFTEDFQELREDESVRAVVLRINSPGGSATASDVILREILLTKKKKPVIVSMGNVAASGGYWIAAGADQIFAEENTITGSIGVFGLLSNIQEIAQDNGVTWDVVKTGKFADIDSNVRPKTAAELAIYQQSVDKTYGLFLSKVADYRHLPLDKVKEIARGRVWSGKEALKIGLVDRLGGLESAIAFAAKKANLGNSWQLEEYPQQNPFDRQILQLFTAKILESQAAKDPLTAELFKLKQEISMLSAFNDPSGVYARLPFNFEID; encoded by the coding sequence ATGCGTCAATTTTTAAAACAGACTTTTGCTAGCACCATCGGGAGTATGATTGGCTTATGCCTCTTTCTCGGCTTAAGTATTGGCGGTCTAGTTTTGATTTTACTCACCGCTGTTTCAGACGAAGAAAAAATTCAGGGTATTCAAGATCGATCGGTTTTAGTTTTTGATTTGTCTACCCAAGTTAAAGACTTTAAGTCTTCTGCAAATCTAGCACAGGCATTTTCAGTGGAAACACAAGAAACTATTACCTTGCGAAAAGTTCTACAGTCCATTGATGAAGCAGCCAAAGACGATCGCATTGTGGCAATGCTTCTAGACGGGAGAAAAGTTGGTATTCCCAACGGTTATGCTACGACAGAAGAAGTGAGAACTGCTTTGGCAAAGTTTAAAGCTGCGGGTAAAAAAATTATTGCTTATGACGTAACTTTAAGTGAGCAAGAGTATTATCTAGCTTCTTTAGCAGATGAAGTGATTGTTAACCCGATGGGAACAATGGAACTTAATGGCTTGAGTTCCCAGCAGATGTTTTTTAAAGGCGCATTAGAAAAATATGGCGTAGGAGTTCAAGTAATTCGAGTAGGGGATTATAAATCAGCCGTCGAACCCTATATTCGTGAAGATTTTAGTCCCGCCAATAAAGAACAGACAAAAGTCTTACTCTCAGATCTGTGGGGCAAGTTTCTCAATCACGTAGCTGATAGTCGCAAATTAAATTCGGGTAAACTACAACAGCTAGTAGATGTCCAGGGATATCTCGAACCCCAGGAAGCAAAACAGGCTGGTTTGATCGATCAGGTGGGCTATTACGATCAGGTTGTGAGCAAATTACGCGTCTTAACCGAAGAAACCAAAGAAACCGAAGATACGGAAAGCTTTAGACAGGTAGACTTAGGAACTTATGCCAATGAAACGATTTCCCCGACCCAAGTTACCTCTAAGGCTGCGGATAAAATTGCTGTAATCTATGCCGAAGGAGCAATTGTTGATGGTAGTGGCAGTATTGAAACCGTTGGCAGCGATCGCTTTACTGAGGATTTTCAGGAATTACGCGAAGATGAGAGCGTTAGAGCAGTTGTGCTGCGAATTAATAGTCCTGGAGGTAGCGCCACAGCCTCAGATGTCATTTTAAGAGAGATCTTGCTGACTAAAAAGAAAAAACCAGTAATTGTGTCGATGGGTAACGTGGCAGCCTCTGGAGGCTATTGGATTGCTGCTGGTGCAGATCAAATCTTTGCTGAAGAAAATACTATTACAGGTTCGATTGGGGTTTTTGGTTTACTATCTAATATTCAAGAAATTGCGCAAGACAATGGCGTTACTTGGGATGTAGTTAAAACAGGAAAATTTGCCGATATTGACTCCAATGTTCGGCCGAAAACCGCAGCAGAATTAGCTATTTATCAACAGTCAGTAGATAAAACCTATGGGCTATTCCTGAGCAAAGTAGCTGACTATCGTCATTTGCCCCTAGACAAGGTAAAAGAGATTGCTAGAGGTCGTGTGTGGTCGGGTAAAGAAGCGCTCAAAATTGGTCTAGTCGATCGCCTGGGAGGATTAGAAAGTGCGATCGCCTTTGCAGCTAAAAAAGCTAACCTAGGGAATAGTTGGCAACTAGAAGAATATCCCCAACAAAATCCTTTTGACAGGCAAATTCTTCAATTGTTTACGGCTAAAATTCTAGAATCGCAAGCAGCAAAAGATCCTCTTACCGCCGAATTGTTCAAGCTTAAACAGGAAATATCGATGTTAAGCGCTTTTAACGATCCTAGTGGCGTATATGCTCGTTTACCGTTTAATTTCGAGATTGATTAA
- a CDS encoding DUF5615 family PIN-like protein produces the protein MRLLSDENFNGTILRGLMRRFIDLDLVRVQDVGLMNADDPDILEWAANEGRILLTHDVATVTMYAYERVNQGLPMTGVVEVIATAPIGKIIDDLELFICCSEPEEYEGQVLFIPFS, from the coding sequence ATGCGTCTTCTAAGTGACGAAAATTTTAACGGAACTATATTGCGTGGTTTAATGAGACGTTTTATTGACCTAGATTTAGTCCGTGTTCAAGACGTAGGGTTGATGAATGCTGATGATCCAGATATTTTGGAATGGGCTGCGAACGAGGGACGTATCTTGCTTACCCATGATGTAGCCACTGTTACAATGTATGCGTACGAGCGCGTCAATCAAGGATTACCTATGACTGGAGTTGTTGAAGTGATTGCCACAGCACCCATTGGTAAGATCATTGATGATTTAGAGCTATTTATTTGTTGTAGCGAACCTGAAGAATATGAAGGGCAAGTTCTTTTTATCCCTTTCTCCTAA
- a CDS encoding Mur ligase family protein, with amino-acid sequence MQLLDRIRLGLAVGVAKTVTGIVRSLGLGAASVLPGEISRRLHSRLLPLLFEQVSQGVIVVVGTNGKTTTALLLKQILSDRGYTVVHNSSGANLINGLITALLSSADMTGKISADYAILEVDENILPLLLQNCQPKYILALNLFRDQLDRYGEVDTIAQRWGKAISPLPADTTIILNADDPTLSSLGQQLKQKVLYFGLNEPELYLAEIPHAVDSIYCPRCGHLLDYQGVYLSHLGDYHCPSCGFAKSKVALDSHKHPQILIGVYNKYNTLAASVLTQSIGIKTEDIYRTVQNFKAAFGRAEELEIEQKQVRIMLAKNPVGLNETIRAVNDIKKKGKSDVTLLVLNDRIPDGTDVSWIWDVDTEELVKLGGTLIVSGDRVYDMALRLAYSSESVDPEKTNFELIVKEDLPEAISTALEYTKLAETLHIIPTYSAMLEVREILVGRKIL; translated from the coding sequence ATGCAACTATTAGATCGAATTCGCTTAGGTTTGGCTGTTGGGGTGGCTAAGACGGTAACAGGGATAGTGCGATCGCTTGGCTTGGGTGCTGCGTCTGTCCTACCAGGAGAAATCTCTCGTCGGCTGCATTCTCGTCTGTTGCCTCTCTTGTTTGAGCAGGTTAGTCAGGGAGTAATTGTGGTCGTGGGAACAAATGGTAAAACCACCACCGCTTTATTACTCAAACAGATTTTAAGCGATCGCGGTTATACAGTGGTACATAATTCTAGTGGGGCAAATTTAATCAACGGTTTGATTACAGCGCTGCTCAGTAGTGCGGACATGACGGGTAAGATATCTGCCGACTATGCCATTCTCGAAGTGGATGAAAACATCTTGCCTCTATTATTACAAAACTGTCAGCCTAAATATATTTTGGCGTTAAATCTCTTTCGCGATCAGTTAGATCGTTATGGCGAAGTTGATACCATTGCCCAACGGTGGGGAAAAGCAATTTCTCCTCTACCAGCAGACACCACCATTATTTTAAATGCCGACGATCCTACCCTGAGTAGTTTAGGACAGCAGCTGAAACAAAAAGTCCTTTATTTTGGACTCAATGAACCAGAATTATATCTAGCTGAAATTCCCCATGCGGTTGATTCCATCTATTGTCCTCGTTGTGGACATCTTTTAGATTATCAGGGAGTTTATCTGTCCCATTTAGGCGACTATCACTGTCCTAGCTGTGGTTTTGCCAAAAGCAAAGTGGCGCTTGATAGCCATAAACATCCGCAAATTTTAATTGGTGTTTATAACAAGTACAATACCCTGGCAGCCAGCGTCTTAACTCAGTCAATTGGCATTAAAACTGAAGATATATATCGCACGGTGCAAAACTTTAAAGCTGCCTTTGGTCGTGCTGAAGAGTTAGAAATCGAGCAAAAGCAAGTGCGGATCATGCTGGCTAAAAATCCTGTTGGTCTGAATGAAACGATCCGCGCCGTTAATGATATCAAGAAGAAAGGTAAATCTGATGTTACCCTTTTAGTCTTGAACGATCGCATTCCCGACGGTACAGATGTCTCTTGGATTTGGGACGTTGATACCGAGGAATTAGTTAAGCTAGGAGGCACTTTAATTGTCAGTGGCGATCGCGTTTACGATATGGCATTACGCCTGGCATATAGTTCTGAATCGGTCGATCCAGAGAAAACCAATTTTGAACTAATAGTTAAGGAAGACTTACCCGAAGCCATTAGCACTGCCTTGGAATATACAAAACTGGCGGAAACTTTACATATTATCCCCACTTATTCAGCCATGTTGGAAGTTAGGGAAATATTAGTCGGACGCAAAATTCTTTAG
- a CDS encoding class I SAM-dependent methyltransferase — protein MVSTSTNPNTEAKKRAFDLMLTFVKSQCTYTAARLGIFDLLDDRGSQTVEDLAQATNTDTERLYFILRALAHVEVLTEKPGRIFAPTETSTLLVTNKDPSVGHLLMHLIEPAQWDAWKVLPEALEQGVVPFELANKKGVYQYCYDNEWSKDTFIKAMSFLTNSQVDGLLDAYDFGQYETVMDVGGGQGGLIANIVKRYGCKGILFDLPDVADTAREYITSIGVDPNAIAIKTGDVFQEIPKGANAIVMKHFISAWSDEDALKILANCKAALPQDGKLILLQSFVPDLDEPKTEADGIMPGIFAVQINVATPGGGWRTKKQFQELFTKSGFELEQMIKTNNSLSGMEFKISQS, from the coding sequence ATGGTATCAACTAGCACCAATCCCAATACAGAAGCGAAGAAAAGAGCATTTGATTTAATGCTGACTTTCGTTAAGAGTCAGTGTACATATACCGCAGCACGACTAGGCATTTTCGATCTATTAGACGATCGCGGATCGCAAACAGTAGAAGATTTAGCCCAAGCAACTAACACCGATACCGAACGATTGTACTTTATCCTACGAGCATTAGCCCATGTGGAAGTATTGACAGAAAAACCAGGTAGAATATTTGCCCCCACGGAAACATCTACTCTATTGGTAACTAACAAAGATCCATCCGTGGGACATTTGTTGATGCATCTGATTGAACCTGCACAGTGGGATGCTTGGAAGGTTTTGCCAGAGGCATTAGAACAGGGAGTTGTGCCTTTTGAACTGGCTAATAAAAAAGGAGTTTATCAGTATTGCTATGACAACGAGTGGAGTAAAGACACTTTTATCAAAGCAATGAGTTTTCTCACCAATTCTCAGGTAGATGGGTTGCTAGATGCCTATGATTTTGGTCAGTATGAAACGGTAATGGATGTTGGTGGTGGACAGGGGGGTTTGATTGCCAACATTGTTAAACGCTATGGGTGCAAAGGGATTTTATTTGATTTACCTGATGTAGCTGATACCGCCCGAGAATATATTACTAGTATTGGTGTCGATCCAAATGCGATCGCCATTAAAACAGGGGATGTCTTTCAAGAGATCCCCAAAGGTGCAAATGCGATCGTGATGAAACACTTTATTTCCGCCTGGAGTGATGAAGATGCGCTGAAAATTTTAGCTAACTGTAAAGCAGCACTTCCCCAAGATGGCAAATTGATTTTACTACAGTCATTTGTACCCGATCTTGATGAACCCAAAACTGAAGCCGATGGCATTATGCCAGGAATTTTTGCCGTACAAATTAATGTCGCCACTCCTGGCGGTGGCTGGCGCACTAAAAAGCAATTTCAAGAATTGTTTACCAAAAGCGGCTTTGAGCTAGAACAGATGATTAAAACTAATAACAGTTTGTCGGGTATGGAATTCAAGATTAGTCAGTCCTAG